The Sphingobacterium lactis sequence TCAACCAAGATACGTCTTTTAGGAAGTCCTCGGAAGACAATCTCCATGCTGCAGAAACAGAAGGGAATACTCCCCAACGATCATTTGGATTTAATTTTGACGAACCATCCGTACGTAGATTGGCAGTTACAAGGTATTTACCGTCAAAATTATAGGATAGACGTCCGAAATAAGACATGATTGCCCAGTTCGACGCACCCGATCCAGTACCTGTCCACGATATTCTATTCGCTGCATTCAATGTTTGGATCAGATCATTTCTGAAGAATGAACCATTGATATAACTGTTGGTATACTGTGAACTGGTCCACGATGAACCTGCCATCGCTTCAAACGTATGCAGACCAACTGTTTTATTGTAATTCAATACATTATCAAACGTAAGGACCGTATTCATGTTACGGGAGTCAGAAGCTTCACCATATTGGTTTCTCCCCCATGTCGTGGATAACGGATCCAAGAACGTGGTAGAAAGAGCGTTCCTTCTGTCGAAAGCAAAAGATGATTTAAAGTTCAACTCCGGTAAGATATGAATCGTTCCGCTTGCTGCACCAACCAATCTGTTTTCACGGTTCTTGTTGTTTGCCGTGCGCGCCATGTTTTCCAATGGGCTTGTAATATTCAATCCGTAGAACTGATTGTAATATTGACCAGCGGCAAAAGGATCCCAAACAGGCGCATAGGTTGGCGTATTGATTGTCGCCATGACTACACCACCTCTGTTGGAACCTGTTCCTTCAACGATACCATTGCCGTTGTAATCTGCATACGAGAAGTTCGCATTCACTGTTAACCAGTCACGAACCTTATTCTCCACATTTGCACGGAAATTATAACGTTTATAGAATGCGGTATTGATAATCCCTTTTTCGTTGATATAACCTCCGGAAAGGAAGTACTTTAACTTCTCCGTACCATCAGAGATAGAGACCTGATAATTTTGGATCGATCCATTCTGGAACGTTTCATCGAACCAATTGGTTTTATCGCTTAAATTGGAAGGTAGATTGATCATGCCAATCTCATCCATAAGGTCCTTGTACTGTGCATAATTTAAAGGTTCCAACTTATGGGTTACACGGTTCTGTGTTGCCAACATGTTGAAGGAGATTTTTGCATCACCTACGCGACCTTGTTTTGTAGTGATCAATACCACACCATTTGCTGCCCGAGAACCATAGATCGCTGCCGAGGAAGCATCTTTCAATACTTGCATATCGGCGATATCGGTTGGGGAAAGGAAATTGATGTTATCTACAGGTACACCATCTACAACATATAACGGATCGTTACTTCCGTTGAATGACGTGGTACCCCGGATTCGGATGGATGTTCCACCACCTGGTGCTCCTGAGGGTTGCGTAACGGATACACCGGCAGCCCGACCTTGGATGGCCTGACCAGCATTGACAACCGGGCGCTCATTTAAATCTTCCAAGGAAACGGAAGAGATCGCTGTTGTCACATCCTTACGTTTTACGGCACCATAACCGATGACCACGACATCTTCAAGTGTGTTGGTGGAGGATGTCAAAGCAATCGTCATTTCGCCATCTTGTGCGATCACCTCACGGCTTTCATAGCCCAAATAGGAAACACGAAGTTTAGAATTTGCAGGAATCCGCTCCAGCGTAAAATCCCCCGAGTTCCCCGAGGATGTAGATGCTGCTCCCCCGATGAGCGTAATTGTTGCGCCAATGATTGGTTCATTGGTAGCCTCGTCGATAACTTTACCATTTACGTTGATCGTACTCTGTGCCATGGCAACAGAAAAACAAACCGTAATGAAATAAAGCAAAAGACCAGTAGTAACTTTGGTAAAAAGCTTCATAGGACTTATAAGTAGTTATTAGATTAATAAAACAATTCAGGATACACCTAAACTTCTTTAGCACAAAGTTAAGTAGGGATGAAGATGATATTAAGCTTTTGTAAAGGTCGAAATCAAAAAAGTAAACCAAAAACAGCAATAATCACGCAATAACAAGGAATTACGGGCTATTTTGATTTAAAAAAGTAAAGGGTTTTTTGCTAAAATTTGAGGTTTCCTATGGCTTTTATCTGCTCATCGAAGTCTTCTTTGGATCCCAGCACCTTGTTTCTCACCTTCACACGGTAGTTGTAAACCGTCCGCAGGGAGTACCTTAGGAAGCGGGCAATCTTGGTGGAGTCCGAAATTCCGAGGCGGATTAGGGCAAAGATACGGAGCTCCGAATTCAGGAGTTCATCCGGTTTCAGGTGCAACTGTTCCTCTGGTTTCAACAGCTTATTGAATTCCTGGATAAAGGTCGGGTATAAATTCAGGAAGATCACATCAAAATTATGATAGAGATCATCGAGTTCGGTATTGATAAAATCCTGAGACTTTAATTCCTTATTCAGGTCATCGAACTGCTTATTGGAAATTTTCTTGAGGATCCCCTTCCGGGTATTGTCCAATTTATCGATATAGGCGGAGCACAATTCAAAGAACTGGGCCATGTATTCTTCTTTAATGTGGTTGGCTTCCTGCAGATCTTGGTTCACTTT is a genomic window containing:
- a CDS encoding SusC/RagA family TonB-linked outer membrane protein — encoded protein: MKLFTKVTTGLLLYFITVCFSVAMAQSTINVNGKVIDEATNEPIIGATITLIGGAASTSSGNSGDFTLERIPANSKLRVSYLGYESREVIAQDGEMTIALTSSTNTLEDVVVIGYGAVKRKDVTTAISSVSLEDLNERPVVNAGQAIQGRAAGVSVTQPSGAPGGGTSIRIRGTTSFNGSNDPLYVVDGVPVDNINFLSPTDIADMQVLKDASSAAIYGSRAANGVVLITTKQGRVGDAKISFNMLATQNRVTHKLEPLNYAQYKDLMDEIGMINLPSNLSDKTNWFDETFQNGSIQNYQVSISDGTEKLKYFLSGGYINEKGIINTAFYKRYNFRANVENKVRDWLTVNANFSYADYNGNGIVEGTGSNRGGVVMATINTPTYAPVWDPFAAGQYYNQFYGLNITSPLENMARTANNKNRENRLVGAASGTIHILPELNFKSSFAFDRRNALSTTFLDPLSTTWGRNQYGEASDSRNMNTVLTFDNVLNYNKTVGLHTFEAMAGSSWTSSQYTNSYINGSFFRNDLIQTLNAANRISWTGTGSGASNWAIMSYFGRLSYNFDGKYLVTANLRTDGSSKLNPNDRWGVFPSVSAAWRLSSEDFLKDVSWLNDLKIRGGWGQTGNQSGIGDYSYLQLYNITRLPWFETDYDLAVPTISAANLRTPDLTWETTTQTNIGVDFTGFNQRLTVNLDYYYKRTKDMLMYVTLPPGQVSSTITRNEGEMSNRGFEANVNSKNIVQDDFKWNTNFNISVNRNKLESLALQKIYPAARTVEVVNDYVVRNQPGMPMGSFFGYISEGVDPETGDMIYKDINGDGRVSSSDRTFIGDPNPDFTFGLTNDFSYKGFNLSIFLQGSYGNDVFNASRMDTEGMYDGKNQSTRVLQRWRVPGQITEVPRAGYNMLNSTYFIEDGSYLRVKNVSLSYNIKAPGLSRLGINKLQPFISASNLLTWTKYTGLDPEVNQYGNSGAVQGIDWGTYPQSKSFILGLSVEF